The DNA region TTTATTTGCGTAGTTCCACCTTCTTTTCCAGAACTGTTATATTCCGGAATGgttaattcacaattccaccaacaatgcaccagtGGCCCTGTCATTCCTCAACACTTCCAACACTAttaccatcttttgtcatctttgccatttttctggttgtgaggtgaaatctcagggttttaaaaaaaatgtgcatttctcttattagtgatttggaacattttttttatatggttgttaatagtttgcatttcttctcttAAGaaccattcatatcctttgattacttatctactggggaatggctcatgTCTTACAtattttttgttaattgtctatatatcttagaCATCAAATTCTTGTCTGAGAAGTTTGAggcaaatggtttttttttcctatttgactGCTTCTCTTATCTTAATTAATTTTGTTCCTTCAAAtgcactttttaaatatttgatcgAGCTTTGTAAAgacacaaattattttttaaagtatatattttattttccttttttttaaactaccaaTACATTGTTTTGACACAATAGACACTTGTCAACTGACTCCCAAAGAAAGTCCTCTGCAAAGTTAATAGAAAGGAGAGACCTCCTTTCACTTTGTCAGTCAGTTAAAGTAAGTTTTTTAGACTTACTATATACCTGTTACCCTCctaagtgccaggaatacaaagaaagacaaaaatagaccctgccctccaggagtttacaatctaatctaatgtaaataactaggtatggACAAGAtttatacagagtagatgaaagaTAAGGGGGGAGATTAGGATTATTTGAGCTGAAGTGGTATTTGAGGTGAGGCTTAAAGGAGGAAGCTAGGAGGTGAATTTGAGGAGggatggcattccaggcatgaggcccAGCCAGTATAAAGGCCTGGAGACTGGAGATGGAATACAGTGGGTGAGTTGGACCTTGGCTTAAGGAAAATCTCCTTGGAGGTtgggtggaagatggattagggAGAGCCTTGAGGGAGAATGATTTCAGCTCCCTGATTTTATTCACTCAGCCTCCCCAGGGATGCCTCCCTTCTCATTACCCAAGGATGGGGATGACCCTAGACCGAGGGGATGTCGGGGTCAGCAGCTTAGGCAGATGTCACCCAGGTGGGAATTAAGACCAACGGCTCTGCCCTGGCTCAGCGCAGGAGATGAAGGGGCTTGGACCAGGGGCCTTCTGAAGGccccccagctctaaatctgtgcctGTAACTTTGGCTAGAGGAGGCCAAGGGCCTGCGGAGGCAGGAGGGTCAGATTGAGAGTCAGAGGCCTCAGACTCGGGCCTGCCTCTGCCACGGATGGCAAGTCCGGGCCTCTTTCTCCATCCTGGGCCAGAGGGTCTCCAGGTTCTCTCCCAGGCCCATATGGGTGTCCTGAGGGATCAGACCGTGGGAGGATCAGTTGGAGGAGCTGGGAGTGTTTGGCCTAGGAGAGTGAAGCCTCAGGGGAGACGTAGCCAGGCCGTCTCCAAGTCTTGCAGGGGTTCTCCTGGCCGAAGGGCTCAGTCCTGTCCCGCCCGACCCCAGTGGCTAAGGGCAAATTTTGACTCGGTGTCAGAAAACTCCCTAATAATTTAatggtaatgataatagctaacactcGTGGATCTCCTACGGTGCGCTGGGCTCCTCACAGTAACTCTGGGGGGCAGCTGCTGCTGTGAGGCAGacagggaagtgacttggccaaggccacccagctaggaaatgtctgaggctggattttaataaCAACAACACCAGTGGTGACTGGCGCTGGTAGAGCTCTTGCCGTGTGCCAGCCCCTGTGCCAGAGCTCTCACTCGATgcttaccacaaccctgggaggcaggcgcTGTCACTGTCCCCCctatacagatggggaaactgaggcgggCAGCCTTGTCTGCAGCCACAGGAGGGGAGGTGATTAGCCCAGGGTCGTCCAGCCACGAGGAGGCGCCTCTCCTTCCACCCTGCCAAGCTGCCTCTCTCATAGTGACAGCCGTCCCAATGAGGAGCGAGCTGCTGGGAGGGGGGTGAGCTCCCCGTCACCGAGGGTATTCAAGCAGAGGTTTGTCAGGGATAGTGGAGAGAGGCTTCTTAGTCAGGTgggtctctggggtcccttccagcttggagactggttttatgtttttgtttttggacgtAGGATCTAATGAAGACTAAGAGGAAGAAATGCTGTggttttttggggaggagggtcCTTGAACAGGCCttgtcattcattctctctcttcccaagcTACTCGGTATTTTCATTGATCTTTAGGCATTTCCGgtcgtgtctgacccttcatgaccccacttggggtttttgtggcaaagatactggagcggtttgccgtttccttctttacctcatgttacagatgaggaaactgaggcagacagggtgcagtgacttacccaggctcacacagctagtaagtgtctgaggctggatttgaactcaggaagatatgtcttcctgactccaggcccggcactccgTGCACCATGGCGCCCCCTAGTGGCCCCTGTAtttaattactgtgtattttttcTACATACATTCAAACCTATATGTACCCACTGCCTTCTCTCTTCCAGTGTtggctctttgaaagcagggatcgtttaggcagctaggcagtggagctttgggcctggaatccggaagacctgagttcaaatcctgcttcagacgttgggcaagtcccttcactgctctctgcctcagtttcctcaattgtgaaatggaATGGGGATGACAACAGGGCCTCCTTGCCAGAGTcgccaggatcaaatgagagactaTTTACAAACGCTTTAGAGCCCAGTGTTACACATGCTGCCTATTATttcattgtgtgtatgtgtgtggctcCAACACCTGGcccagtgctggcacatagtaggcgcctAATAGATGCTGCTAATTGTATATTTTGGACATACCCATCTATGGGTATGTCGTCTCCTCCCAACAgaccataagcttcttgagaagggGAAGTATtccatttttaatctttgttttacCTACCTCTTGGCCcaatgccaggcacacagtaggtgcttaataaatgctgctgatTGTATATTTTGAATATACCTGTCTATGGGTGTGTCGTCTCCTCCCgacagactgtaagctccttgagaagggGAAGTGTTCCATGTTTGGCACATGccgagcacatagtaggtgctttataagcGCTCCTGATTGATAGGGAGCTGTTGCCCCTGGGCTGCAGAGGGAGGGACGCTTCCCATTAACTCTCTGCTTCCTGTTTCGTCAGTGTACCGGCTGCTGACCTTCCCACTGGGCCACACGGCCCTCCCGGCCCTGTTGCTGAGCctgcttctcttccccaccctggGCTGGTATCAGGAGAGCCACCTGGGCACCTTGCGCTACGTCCACACCTCGGCCCTGGGAGCCCTGGCCATTGCGTTGCTCTACCTGCTCCTGGCTGGCCTCGGGGTGCCTGGGGCAGCAGGCAGGGGCTGCGGCTACACGCCTATCCACCTGGCTCTGCTGGCAGCCCAGCACCGGAGCCGGACCAGGCTGCCTGGGGGGGTGGTGCCACCCCTGCTGCTGCTGGCTCTGATGCACCTGGTGAGCTCTGAGCCCCCCTTCCTCCTTCAGCTGTGCGGCCTCCTCACTGGCCTGGCCTGTATCTTTTGACGGGTGTTGGGGCTGGATCGGCTGGCCTCTATGCTGGCTGGGACACACCTGGAGTCTGGGGCCAGGGCCAGGTACCCGAGTTTAGGGAGGGCTGGCTGGAGAATGCCCTGAGGTGGCCCCACATGACTGGGGGCACCAGCCGGGTGGGTGTGGTGGgctcaatagatgaagaaggaggatTAGGGCCAAAACTTCAGGGGGTGGGAAAGGTCTGGAGGGGCAGAAGGTAGGGCTTCAGGGAAGACCAGCCGGTTGGCCCATCTGACCGGCTCTTCCAGACCCATGTGCTAATGGGAGGGGAGTTTAGTGGGCAGGTGGTGGTTCTGGGCAGGAAGGCCCAGCAGCTAGGCAAAGGTGCAGAGTGGGGAGAATAGGAGCTACAGGGCCTCCTGGTGAGTTTTTCCCTTGACtggctgcccccctccccactggGGGCTGACCCAGACTCTGCTGGGCTCTTCCGCCGACTGGAGCTCTCAGAGCGCCGGCTCCAAGCCCTCCAGAGAGCTGGTGTCTGCAGGGCACTGGAGGGGAGCTGCCTGCTATGTTTCATCCCAGCCCCAGGCAGCCCCCTGGAGCTGCCCATCCTGCACCCCACTGGGCTGAGGTGAGCCCCtggcctggggggtggggagggagggggaacgGAAGTGGTTTGGCTCCCCGGGGGGCCATTGGGGGACTTGGGGCAGAGGCTGAGCCTCCCACTGTGACCAGGTTCCTGCTCCTCCAGACATCCAGATCCTGGATCTCTTGGGAATCTGGTGCCAGGACTCTGGGCCTCCACCCTGGCcccagccccactctctcctggCCTGGGGGCTGGGCCCTCCTTGTTTGAAGGGGCCCCATCGTGGGATGCCCCCAGCCTCCCGCTAGAGACCCCACTCTGGAGCCAGGGAGATGCTGTGAATGATGAGCTGCTGCAGGCCGCCATCCAGGCTTCCCTTCAGGATGAGCCCTTACGGGCTACGGAGGAGCTGAGGTTGTCCAAGTCATCCGTCTCTTCCCTAAGGTAAGGCGGCAGCAGGCAGGCGGCGAGGAACACGGGCACGGAGCGGGGTCCTCAGGCTGGGAACTGACCCCGACTCTTCCTCTCCACAGGCTACAGCAGCTGGAGCGCATGGGATTCTCTATGGAGCAGGCGGTGGTAGCGCTCGCAGCTACTGGGCGCGTGGAAGGGGCTGTCTCACTTCTAGTGGAGGGGCAAGTAGGCGATGCAGCCCAGGTGATGCCAGCGGGCAGAAATGAGCCTCCCAGGGAGGGCCCCCTTCCACCTGCCCAGAAACAGGAACCTGCCAGGCCTTAAGGAGCATCCACCCCGATCGCTGCACTGGAGCAAGAACAGAGGGGCAGCACGTGTGTGTATGGGGGGCAGTGTCAGGGTGCAGGCTACTCTCAGAGGCCATCCCCATCAGCTCCcagcaacacacacatacacacagacatccCCCTGCCGAATAAATCCATTTCATCTTTAAGGAAAAGTAGATGCTTGGTTTCTGGAAGTGGGTGGGCGGGCACCCTTCCAGCTGGAGAAGTCTGGGATCCTGAGTCCCCAAGTGCTCTTGGAATAGATTTCAGTGCCCTCGGGCAAAGTCTCATTGTGCGCACCTTAGTTATGGCTCTGGAGATAtcacatagagctggaagggacctcagaggatctaagttcattttacagagaagactgACAGCCCGTGTCCTTTACCCACGATCCCATGAGTAGAAAGTGTCAGAGCTTGGATTTGTACCCAGGTACCCCAACTCCAAATCTGGCCTTCTTTCCATGGCATCCCATCAGTTAAGAAGGAGCCAGATAAAGCTGGTCAGGAACAATCCATCAGACCGGGCCCCAAAACAAGACAGACCCCTAAGGACCCAGGCCAGGAGAAGGAGGTGGACCCAGGCCTATGAGCGGGGGTTCAAGGCCAGAAAGAAACCCGAGCCAAAGGCAGGAGACCCAGACAGGCTTACAGCCCTCTGGGTAACcgctgagggagggagggagggacgccAGGGCCTCCTCtctgacctcagaggtcactccAGCCAAACCGAGCAGGGGTCCCCCTAGAAGGCAGTCCATCCCCCTGCTTTGGGACAGCCCGCTCCCATGACTAGGAAGCTCtttctggaaaggaccttcaggGTCAGGGCTGGCAATGAGAGGAGAAGCCAGGAGTCTGGGGTCCCAGTCTgtgccttccctccacccccaagctATGGTACAGCGCCCACCCTGCTAGCAGCAACCTCTCCCTCACCCTGTCCATCTGAGGAGGAccagatggagggggagggatgtTTATTGGCAAATCCCCCAGCTTATAAGGGCCACGAGCATCAATCTGCCTTATAAACAGAAAGGCCACCCTTCTCTCCCACTGTTGACCCCTGCACCCCAGGGAGTACACAGGGTGACACATATAGTGTCTGGGACCCTGGGACTCCCTGATCTTGGAGGAGGAAACAAGTTAGGatgaccccccacccccaacccagccAGACACATGCCtcttgccctgccctcccctcctgtCAAAGGTAGTTGGTACTTGACCTTACAGTTTTGGGGGGGAATTATAGCACCACAAGTACCAAgttgggggttgggaggaggtCAGCAGGCCCAttttgggggagaagaagcaGGCCGAGaaggctgggtgaccttgggcacagcGCTAAGCCTCAGCCGGCTTACTCATCTGCAGGAATGgaggcttggggagggggaggcagcctccaagggcctttccagctctgatgcaCCAGTTCTGAAAGCAAGCCACTGCCAGCTGTCATTTAGACAAGGGAGAGGGGCTGGCAGGTGAGGAGACAGCTTGGGTGGGGACCCCAAGCTCACTGGGGGCCTTCCTCGGCCAGGGGCAGCCACCTCAGAGGGAGCCACCCAGAACTGCTTCCCCACAATAATCCTGtatctccctcacccctcccaaGTAGCACAGAGTGGGGGGAGAACGTTGGACTTGGAGCCTGGGACCTAGACTgctgcctgggtgaccttggcccaGTCACTCCCCTTTTATGGAGGAGGGTTAGACCACATAGCCTATAAGGTCCTTCTAACTTCAGAGCTGACCCTGtgctctcctgacttccaggcctcagttccttcacctgtaaagtgaagatgggggagggggaaaggtgagATGAAATGAGGGCACATGGTGTAAATCTGCTCCagaaaggtcctttccagctcttgagACTCCCTGTCTAGACGtggacctgaggcccagagagggcaagtTGGTGACAGGGCTGGGGTTGGATCCTCCATCCCCATAGTCCCTCTGCCCAGGGCCCAGGGCAGGCCTCTCCTAGTGGCCCTGGCTGCCCCGCTGGGCAGAGGATATGGGAGGGGAGAGGCCAGCCCCCCAGCTCTGAGCCACCTCCAGGAAGCCGGGCCCTCCCACCTTCAGAGGACCAGAGGTGACGGTTTGGGTGCAGTTACCCAGGTACTGCTTAGGGTGGACAGGTGGCCTTCTACATTCCTGGGCATGGTGCTCACTCACTCCAATAAATAGATAGCTCATCCCTGGGGACCAGGCTGTGGGATGAGAGcctggaaggagttcaaggtggGAAGGGGTTCCATCCTGAGCCCCGCTTGTGCCCAAGCAGACCAGGCTCAGTCCTTTTGGTCCTCACTCCCCTGGGCCAGTAGACGGGAAACGATCCTGTAAGTAGCTGGTCCTCCTGCCCGTTTGCCCCGAGGGAAGCCAGAGGTTCCAGCGTTGGGGGGCCCTGCTCCAGAGCCAAGGTCCGGTTCTGCCAGAGGAAGGCAAGAGAAATAGGGTTATGTCAGCCCAATGCCCAGGGCTGTTATTGGGGAGGGTCTCCCAGCGGGTCCCTCTTCTGGGTGCCATGTGGGAGAGGAGTCCTAGGGAGGAGTCCGAGGAAACACCGGAGGAGAGAACCCTGGGGGGCTGCTGAGCTGACCTCTGGGAGGTTCAAGGCCAGAGGCCAGCAGGGAGAGACCCCCTAGTGCTGGCTGAGTGTACAATCAGAGCCTTTGGTGGTTATCTGAGGATCTCAAAGCTCCGCTGTTGGTAAACCCATCTGTGGGGGATTCCAAGCTCATTCTCTGAGGGATCGCTGAGTTCTAAGGGCCTGGGGTCACCTTTTCTCACTATTTCTAGTTCCtatttccatctctctttctccacctctTGAGGGTGAAGGCAGAGCCAATGTTATACCATTTTATAGCTGGGAAAAGCAAGACTGGGAGAGAGCTCCTCCACAGGCCTGCCCTGCCTCTGGGCATGCTACTTTTCTGGACATCAGATtcctccttgaagacaggagtTTGGACAGTTCCCTCCCCCAGGCACTTGTTCGAATGACCAGGATGGAGCCACTGGAACAACTGGGGGTAACtgggtcagagaagagaagactcggAGGACGTGATAGCTGCCTTCGAGTATTTGCAGACTTGTTCTCTCCAGCCCaagagagtagaaccaggagcaacATAAGGAGGTCGATccagcttgatgtcaggaaaaacttcccactGAACTAAATGGGATGCCTCGCAAGGTAGTCAGTTCCCCATTGCCAGAGGCCTTCAAGCACAAGCTGGATGACTTGTCTGGGGTGGTGTTGGAGGGGATTCCTATCTGGGCACAAGTTGGAGGACCGGTGGCCTTTGAAATTTTCTcggtctgagattctgtgaccaGGTGAACTCTGAGGATCCTTGTCTCTTTGGATTCTTAGCTGGGTACCTTCTATGGACCCAAGCTAGGCCCTCATAGCCTCCTGGGTGGCTGATCCCATTAACGGGTCCATTCAGAACTCACCTGTCAAATAAGTCCAGACTCCTGTACTGAATGCAGCCCCTCTCGGGGGCCCTCATTGGTCTAACTGTGCTCAGTCTCATTCATGGAGATGTTTGATGGGCAGGAGGCCTGCTGATGAGCACACAGACAAGGCCCCCTCTAGTCCCAGCCTGCCCTCAGGAggtagatttggagctgggagtGTGGCTGGTTCTTTCTGTGCTGCCCAGAGGGATGCAGGCCAGGGTCTCTGGGAGAGGCTGCTGGGAGGGCCAGCTCCTGAGGCATCTTTACCAAGCACTGGGGTGAAGACCCCTGCTCTGAGGGCCCAGAGGGAGCGAGAAAAAGCTCACGGCCTTCAAGTCAGAAGCTGCTGCTGGccagctgtgtgagcttgggccgGGGctccacctctctgggtctctgtaaGATGGGCTCTGTAAGGGGCTGGACCTGGTGGTTCTTCCCAGTGACCAAGCTCTGATCCTGCCATCAAACTCATCCCACTTTGACCCCTCCgcctgtttcctcacttgtaaaatggggggaaaataccTTCACTGCTTCCGTagaaagggcccttagaacaagggatgtcagagctgggaggagccttagaacagagaatgtcagggctgggaggggccttagaacaggggatgtcagggctgagggaggagccttagaacaggggatgccaGGGCtgagggaggggccttagaacaggggatgtcagggctgagggaggggccttagaacaggggatgccagggctgggaggggccttagaacaggggatgtcagggctgagggaggggccttagaacaggggatgtcagggctgagggaggggccttagaacaggggatgtcagggctgggaggggccttagaacaggggatgtcagggctgagggaggggccttagaacaggggatgtcagggctgagggaggggccttagaacaggggatgtcagggctgagggaggggcctcagaacaggagatgtcaggTCTAGGAAGAGCATTGTAGcctaaaatgtcagagctgagaagggtcttagaatagggaatgtcagaggtggggggcgggccttagaacaaggaatgtcagggtTGGGGTGGGGCTTAGAACAGGGAACATCAGGTCTAGGAAGGGCATTGTAGCctaaaatgtcagagctaagaggggccctagaacagggaatatcagagcagggagggcctttagaacagaaaatgtcagagctgggagggcctttatagcctaaaatgtcagagctgacaGGGGTCTTAGAACATCACATGTCAGGaatgggaggggccttagaacagggaatgtcaaagGATCATGACTCTGTGACCCATTGGCCTAATAAAGATAGCTCTTGAGCTAGACAGCAGGAGACCCTCCCATGCCTCAAAGTCCCTAGCAGACAGCTAAGAATACAGAAAATTAGGCCTTCCCAACCAATCCCAGAAAGCTCAGGTCTTCTCCCCTTTGGGTAGCCCAGAAAAGAATATGCCAGCCCTTCAACTACTCACCATCACCAGGCGGCTGTGATGAGGAAGGCATTTGGAAAAATCATTAAATTTGGAGgccaagaaaggcctcctgccCCCAGATCACTCCCCTGACTGCTGGGGATGTGCCAACCCCTTGTTATTCTCTAATTGGAGATCAGACCCAAAAGAGAAAACCTGCTGGGGAGACAGCACACCAAAGAGGCATCCACACCCAGGGAGGTTCACACCTCAGGGAGGCTCACATCTCAGGGATACTCACACCCAGGGAGGTTCACACCCGGAGGGCTCATACTGTGGAAAATAAGAGGCTCCCTCAAGGCTGGTGCTAAGACCAGAAAGACAGAGGGGAGGATTTGCCCATATGACCCAAGATGATCTGTGCCCTCTCTGGTGAGTCTTCTTCCCTTTAGGTCTCAGCAATCTGAGGTGGGCTTAGTCACCTGGGAGGTGCCCACATCTCCTTTACTTCTGCCTAGCCTGGAGGTCCCAGGTTGGGCAATCAGATTCCCTCCATGAAACAAGAATTTAAACTATTCAGGGGGAATTCTTCATATCTCCTGTGTAGGGAGTTTGATTATCTGGCCTCCAAAGACAATGGGGTCAtggtttctatttcctcttttggcCTTAATGAATGTTGAGgttacattctctgttctaaggcccctctcagccctgacatcccctgttctaaggcccctcccagccctgacatcccctgttctaaggcccctgccaactctgccatcccctgttcccCTCCCAGGCCTGCCGTTCTCTGCTCTTGGACTCCTTGGggccctctctctctcctgttcccAGGCTGGGCACCTCTGTGTACACCTCCGTGCTCTCTGGTACTCCCTGCAGCAGGCTCTTCCCATGGGGCGTGGCCTCTCTGGCCCTGTCCTTGGCCCTCCCCGTGCCCCCCTGGCCCCTAGGTGGGGGGGCAGCCTCTCCTCGGTTACCTGGCCAGATGATGGCTTCCAGCAGGGTGACCCGTCTGGCCAGGAGCTCCAGCTGAGCCTGCTGCTGCTGTAGGAAGGTTTGTAAGCTAATGGCCTAATGGGAGATTGAGAAGAGCAGAGAGTGCGAATTCAGCCTCGCTCTCTGGCCTCCAGAGGGGTGGGTGAAGGAGGTGGTGAGGCCCCCGGACACTGGGACATCCTCGATGCTGGGGTGGGTGGGTACCAGTGGCTGGCAGCACAGGTGGGTACAGCTTTGGCAGAGAGCCCTGGAgtgaatcctgtctctgctgcCAGGCATGCAACCTTGCCAACACCACTAGCCGgatctgagtcttctcttccccagctgTAAAAGGGGATAGGAATCCCTGCCCTAACCTCCTGCAGTGAAGGCCATCCTTTGGAAACTATGAAGCTGTGTATGTGAGATGGGCGACACTGATCCAGGACCCTGTGCTGATGGGAGCGTGATGGACAGAGCCCCTCCAAGGAAACATGTGTGTGTTTAGTGTCTGTCTAAGGCCGAAGGAGATTCTGGGAGAGATGGGTCTTAGGCCCATTGTGGCACTAGAAGGACACACAGAATATGTACTATGAACTATGTGCCCCATGAGCCCCGTGGGGGCTCTCCAAGGCATTCGGGCTAATGTCCCACGGGGCAGGGGCTTTGAAAGAAGGAATCTGGGGTATGATGTGCCTCTGACTGGCTTCTCAGCTCACTGATACCCACGCTGGAGAGCCCGCCTTCTCCCTGAGCCCCCATAGTAGCAGATAGAACGCTtcccttggaatcaggaaggctgcggcctcagacactcactagctgtgaggCCCTGGACAAGTGATTTCACCCCCCTGAGCCTTGTCTGAGAAACGGGGACCCAGCACCCACAACAATGTCTGGAAAGCAGTAGACTGACTAGAGTTCTGTGGAGATGAAGCTGCTACCATCCTCTTGGGGTCAGCAAGATTTCCTGCCGTCTCCCAGCTCACTGACCCTTTTCCAGGGCTGGGCTCTATGACTCAACAGTGTAACTCTATCATGTTACCATCCACAGAGCCCTGAAGCTCCAGGCTCTGGTTCTATCTCCCACAAAGCCCTGCAGCTCCAGgatctggctctgtcacttacaaaATTCTAGAGTAGTGGGCTCTGCTTCTGTCATACACAAAGCTTTATGCTCCAGGATCTGGCTCTATCACTTCTAAAGATCAAGAGTAGTGGGTTCCAGTTCTGTCATCTACAAAGCCCTGCAGCTCCAGGACCTGGATCTATTACCCACAAAGCTGCACAGCTCCAGGACCTGGCTCTATCACCCAGAGCCCTGCAGCTCCAGGATCTGGCTCTATCACCCACAAAGCCCTGCAGCTCCAGGATCTGGCTCTATCACTTACAGAATTCTAGAGTAGTGGGCTCTGCTTCTGTCATACACAGAGCTTTTTAGCTCCAGGATCTGGCTCTATCACTTATAAAAATGAAGAGTAGTGGGTTCCAGTTCCCTCATCCACAAAGCCCTGCACCTCCAGGATTTGGCTCTATCACTTACAGAATTCTAGAGTGGTGGGCTCCAGGTGTGTCACCCATAAAGCCCTGTAGCTCCAGGATCTGGCTCTatcatttataaaaatcaaaagtAGTAGGTTCCAGTTCTGTCATCTGCAAAACTCTGCAGCTCCAGGATCTGGCTCTATCACTTATACAATTCTAGAGTGGTGGGCTCTAGGTCTGTCACCCACAAAGCCCTGCAGCTCCAGGATCTGGCTCTATCACTCAGAAGAACCTAGAGTTGTGGGCTCTGGCTCCATCATCCACAATGTTTCAGGCTTTGGTCCTATGACCTCCATAGACCTAGTGCTCTGGGATCTGGCCCTGTTATCTTTGAGGTCCTTCCGTCCTTCCGTCCAACAGATTATAGGGGCCAGGGTAAGGGGCAGGGACAGCTCCGTCCTTGCCTTGTAGCAGGGGAAGGAGACCTCTGACATGATGGGGAGGTGCCCCATACCCCAGGATGCCACCTGGTCCAGTCACGCATGTCATGGGCAGGCTCCAAGCCGC from Trichosurus vulpecula isolate mTriVul1 chromosome 1, mTriVul1.pri, whole genome shotgun sequence includes:
- the RHBDD3 gene encoding rhomboid domain-containing protein 3 is translated as MAPRRERQVPVIQMVRGLPLASSLLLLLLCCLWVLGAGPSLALDLDLLLGHWQVYRLLTFPLGHTALPALLLSLLLFPTLGWYQESHLGTLRYVHTSALGALAIALLYLLLAGLGVPGAAGRGCGYTPIHLALLAAQHRSRTRLPGGVVPPLLLLALMHLVSSEPPFLLQLCGLLTGLAYSAGLFRRLELSERRLQALQRAGVCRALEGSCLLCFIPAPGSPLELPILHPTGLRHPDPGSLGNLVPGLWASTLAPAPLSPGLGAGPSLFEGAPSWDAPSLPLETPLWSQGDAVNDELLQAAIQASLQDEPLRATEELRLSKSSVSSLRLQQLERMGFSMEQAVVALAATGRVEGAVSLLVEGQVGDAAQVMPAGRNEPPREGPLPPAQKQEPARP